GCCCTACCCGTCCGTGCGTGCGTGGCTGGAGCGCGTGAAGGCCCAGCCCGGCTTCCTGGGCCCCGTGCCGCCCTACTCCGCGAACGCTCGCGTGCGCTGACTACTCCTGCTCGGTGGCCACGGCCTCGCGGACCTCCGCGTCCGTGAGCCGCACCGCGGGTCCGTCTGCCTTCGCGTCCATGAGCCGCTTCGCCAGCAGCTCCGTCACGGGGGCGAGCACGCTGAAGTGCGTGGCCCCAGGCACCGCGAGGAATGACAGCGGTGCGCCCTTCGCCGCCACGCGCAGCTCTTCGAACGCGCCCATGTTGCCCTGGTCCGACCCTTCGATGACCTGCGTGGGCACGCGCAGGTGCTCCACGTAGCTCACCGGGTTGCGCATCCACAGCTCCGGTCCCTCGGCCTGCCCCAACAGCGGGACATAGTGGCCATAGCCGGAGACGTCGGCCACCGGGCCGAACGCGTAGGCGCCCTTCAGACGCGGTGACAGCACTGCCGCCATCAACGCCATCGTGCCGCCCGTGCTGTGTCCCGCCACGTAGATGCGCGCGGGGTCCACGTCCGGACGCTGCGCCACGAAGTCGATGGCGGCGACCACGTCATCCACCTCGCCCAGGAAATACTCACTCGCCCCCGGGTTGTCGTCCGAGCCGCGCAGCGATGGCAGCATCAACACCAGCCCGGCCTCACGGAAGGCCCGCGCGCTCTGATCATTGCTCCGCGGTGAAGGCGCCCAGGCGAAGTCGTCGAGCCCCCAGTTGAAGCCGCCGTGGATCCACACCACCGCCGGCCGCTTCGGGCCCTCGCGCACCGGCGTGACGTAGGCCGCGTTGCTGCCCAGCGGCGCGGGATAGCGAACCAGCTCGAAGAGCTCCTTCGGCGGCGTGGGCGCGGGAGCGCGCCGAGCGGGCTCCACCTTCAGCTGCGTG
This DNA window, taken from Corallococcus coralloides DSM 2259, encodes the following:
- a CDS encoding alpha/beta hydrolase family protein, yielding MMSFRPVLLLACLFLAACSKPAPPTSVNLRKSFRTQLKVEPARRAPAPTPPKELFELVRYPAPLGSNAAYVTPVREGPKRPAVVWIHGGFNWGLDDFAWAPSPRSNDQSARAFREAGLVLMLPSLRGSDDNPGASEYFLGEVDDVVAAIDFVAQRPDVDPARIYVAGHSTGGTMALMAAVLSPRLKGAYAFGPVADVSGYGHYVPLLGQAEGPELWMRNPVSYVEHLRVPTQVIEGSDQGNMGAFEELRVAAKGAPLSFLAVPGATHFSVLAPVTELLAKRLMDAKADGPAVRLTDAEVREAVATEQE